GATCCTGCATGCGGATCTCGTTATAGGCCATCCGCCGAGCGATGAGCCAGACAGCGGCAAGCGCGAAGAGGGCGACGACGCTGGCCACCGCCATGATGAGGGCAAGCCTTGGCCAGACGGTGCGGCTCGGCAATGGCGGCTGCCAGGCCAGGGACATGCTGTCGCCAAGGGATGCCTTGATGGGCAGAGCCTCATGCCCGGGCGGGGGCTGGCGGGTCAGCGTGACCGGCGCGCTGCCTGCTGCTCGCCCGATCGCTTCGATGTCACGAACTGTATAGCGGTAAATGATGACCGCGGTCTGGCCGGCTGCTCCGGCAGCCGCAAGGGCCGGTTCACGTCCATCCTTGGCGACGAGGAGATACACGGCGCCATCGTGATACACGAAGTGGTCGACCGCCTGGCCCGGTGTCGGCGGATTGGCGAGAAAGAAGTTGACCAGAGCTTTCAGGCTTTCATGTCCGCCCCGGCTGTCAGAAGGCGCGGCAGAGCCCGCGACAGCAACAGGACGGATGGACCGCGAACCGTCGGTCATCACCAGCGCCTCAAATACGCCGGGTTGTGCGGATCTCTCACCCCCTGTCACGTCAGAGAGGAGACCTGCGCGTGATACTTCGGATGAATTGAGATCAACTGTCGCCAATATCGTATCGAGCCGCTGCTCGACATTCTTCTTATGAGCCGTCAAGACCTCGGCGAGCCGGTGTCGATGTTCGGCGGCCGACCATTCATCGATACTGTTGCTCATATGGACGAGGGCAAGCAGCATCCCCGCTATAACCGCAACAACGATCAGCGCGATTGGCCACAGAAGACGACCAATCAAGGCCGCAGGCCGGGCGATGCGGAAGCCGGAGAACAGCAAAGCGGCGATGGTCCTCGCAATCGAAATGACAGGCTAGCCCGCGTCTAACAAAGCACAGTGCATATTTCACAGATTGGATTGACGAGTCGTTGCTTCTGCGAACCGATTGCGAATTCTTATCAATGAGAGAGCGGGGTCAATCCATTTTCATGGTTAACAGCCTCATATTAGGGCCATTCCCCGCAAGCTCGCGTGGCCATTTCGGCCAACAATGATGTGATCGTGGACTTCGATGCCTAAAGATTTTGCAATGGCGATAATATCCTGCGTCATGCGGATGTCCGCGGTCGACGGTGTTGGATCCCCGGAGGGGTGGTTGTGGACCAGAATAAGCGCGCTCGCTGCGAGTTCGATGGCGCGTTTAACCACCTCGCGCGGATAGACCGGCGTGTGATCGACCGTGCCCGATTGCTGCAGTTCGTCGGCGATCAGGGAGTTCCGCCTATCGAGGAACAGGATACGAAAATGTTCCTTGTCGGCGAACGCCATCGCCGTGCGGCAATAGTCGAGCACCGCGCTCCAGGATGACAATACCGGACGCTGGGCTATCTCGCCTTTGGTGAGCCGGCGTGCGGCGGCTTCGATGATCTTGAGGTCGGTCACGACGCTCTCACCCACGCCGTTCACCTCGACGAGCCGGGGTGGAGGCGCGGCCAGCACCTCCGCGAAGCTGCCGAAGCGCCTGAGAAGCTGCTTTGCGATCGGCTTCACATCCCGACGCGGGATTGAGCGGAAGAGCACGAGCTCCAGCAGTTCGTAGTCTGCAAGCCCGACATCCCCGGCTTCACGGAAACGCTTGCGCAACCGCTCGCGGTGATTGGCGTAATGCGGGGCAATGTCTTCCACCGCATGCGACGTGGATGCTTCTTTGGCGCGATCGGTGCTCTCACCCGCTCTGGTCCGATCCATCACCTTCGCCTCACGTGGCATTGGCGAAAGGAGGACAATGCAGACCGGCGGGCGAAAGCGTGAAGATCTCGACCCCCGTCTCTGTGACGCCAACGGTATGCTCGAATTGCGCGGACAAGGAGCGGTCGCGCGTCACGGCCGTCCAGCCGTCGGAAAGCACCTTCACCTGCGGGCGCCCCAGGTTGATCATGGGCTCGATGGTGAAGATCATGCCCGGCTCGAGGGCCACTCCCTCGCCGGGGCGGCCGAAATGCAGGATGCTTGGCTGTTCGTGGAATTCAAGACCGATCCCATGGCCGCAGAAATCCCGGACCACCGAGCAGCGTTCTGATTCGGCGAATTCCTGAATGGCAGCGCCGATATCCCCCGTCGTGGCTCCTGGCCGTACCACGCCGATCCCGCGCATCAGGGATTCATATGTGATCTCGATGAGCCGCAAGGCGCGGCGCGGGACTTCACCGACGGTGTACATGCGGCTGGAGTCCCCATGCCAGCCATCACGGATAAAGGTGACATCGATGTTGATGATATCGCCTTCGCGCAATGGCTTGTCGTTAGGCTGACCATGGCAGACCACGTGATTAAGAGACGTGCAGCAGGAGTGCCGATAGCCGCGGTACATGAGCTGGGCGGGGAGGGCGTCGTGCGCCATACCGAAATCGAAGACCAGCTTGTCGATGGCCTCGGTCGTGGTGCCGGGATTGACGTGGGCGGCCAGCATATCGAGGCATTCGGCGGCAATACGGCCGACCCGGTGCATGCCTTGGAAAGCCTCGCGGCCATAGATCTTGATACCGTTGCCGCGGCGGCTCACAAGAGCATCGCTGAGCTCGATCATCACGCTTACCCCGAAGAAGCCGTGTTCAGAAAAGCCGATTGCAGCACGGAAGGCGCCATTCCGGCGAGGGTCATGCGGCCTCCTGCTTACGCAGCAGGCGGCGTACCGATGATCCCCCGCGCCAACTCTAGTCCATGCCGAGATCACCGCAAGGGGCGAAGGAGTGGACGCCCGCTGGCGTATCGATCGCGGGCGGTGTAAGTATCCCCACCATGACGCTCGTGAATGCCGGCTCCTATGATAGCGAGCCATTTGGAACCTTTGCCCCGACGAATCCGCTGCGGTCCATCATTGCCATGACCCGCGCGATGCCTGACGTCTGGCTTCCGAAGCGGACCGCGCTTGCCCTGCGCAATATCGCGTTGCGCAGTATGGATGGACGCCCCGTGGACGTCGAGACGCTCGGCGTGCGCATGCGTCTCTTCCCGTACAACAACATCTGCGAGAAGCGCATTCTCTTCACGCCGCAATATTTCGACGTGAAGGAGCGGGAAATCCTCGCGAGCCGCCTGAAAGGCGATTGCACCTTCATCGATATCGGCGCGAACGTAGGCGCTTATAGCCTTTTCGTCGCCGCGCAGGCCGGCCCGCGTGCCCGCATTCTCGCCATCGAACCACAGCCCGACATATTCGAACGGCTCGTCGCGAACATCCGCTTCAATCCGTTCGGCACCATCAAGGCCATCGCCTGCGCGCTGGCCGATAAGTCCGGCGAGTTGACCCTGTTTCTCGACTACGAGAACCGGGGTGAATCGAGCGTCAAGATCGTCGGTTCAGAAAACACTACGGCGATCCGCGTGCCGGCCAAGACCCTGCTCGAGCTTCTGCGCGAGGAGGGCTTCGAGCATTTGGACGCGGCCAAGCTGGACGTGGAGGGCGCCGAGGATCTCATCATGGAACCGTTCCTGGATCAGGCGCCGGCTTCGCTGTTTCCCAAGCTCCTGATCATCGAAGACGGGGAGGGGCGCTGGCATACGGATTTACCGAAGCGCCTCATTTCGAAAGGATACCGCTTCGTGATGCGAACGCGCCTCAATCTGATCTTCGAAAGATGAAGATTTGAGCGAGGACGGCTATCGGAGAGATGCCGCCCACGCGTGAGATCGGCGTGCCTCAGATCTTCGGCTGCGGCTGGTTCTGGTATTTCTTTGAGTCGCGGGCGAGCTCAAGACATTCCTGCAGCTCGACATAGCTCGGGGTGCCATCGGAGCGGGTTTCCGAGAGGCAGCTGTCGACGCTTCCGGTCGAGAAGGTCTTCCATTCCTTTTCAATCGCCGCATGAGCGCTTTTTTCATCGTTCATGCATTGATTAAAGGTCGTCTTGGACTGTGCGCCGAATTCCGCGGCCGCACGGCAGCTGGGCGCGGTGTCGAGCGTGGGCACGGGGCCTTCGGCGGCGAGAATGAGGTGTGCGCCAATGGCCAGGGCAGTCAACGGGAATGGCATATCAACCCTCAGAAGTGTGGTGAAGCCTGGGACCGGCCTCAGGCGCTGCTTAATCTTGGCGCAAGGTGCCTGATGCGTGTGTCAATAACAACAAAGATTATGATTTTAGGTAACCGGCATCTGCCGTGCTTATGGAAAGCCCTTCACCCGATAATCGGGACAAGTCGATCGGCCGCGATCATCTCAGTGTTCAACCGGCAGGTGATGGCATAGGCCTCGACACCGCGCGATCTGGCGTGGTCAAACGCCGCCGCATAGGTCGGGTCAATGTCGCGGGCAAGGGTGAAGCGCTCGGCCTCCATCTGGATCACAAACAGCATGACAGCGCGGTACCCGTCCTCGGCCATGTCGCCGAGTTCGTGGAGATGCTTCGTTCCGCGCGCGGTGACACAATCCGGGAATTCCGCGAAGCCGGGCTGGCGCATCATATGGACGTTCTTCACCTCCACATAGCAGGCGGGACGGTCGTCATCCTCCAGAAGAATGTCGACGCGGCTCGCGCGACCGTATTTCACTTCCCGGCGCAGGCGCGCATAGCCGGCAAGCGGCGGAATGACGCCGGCGGCGATCGCCTCGGTGGCAAGGCTGTTCGGCAGCGACGTGTTGATGCCGACCAATTGCGGGCCTGCTCCAAAGTCCGCCTCGACCATCTCCCAGGAGTGGCGTAGCTTTCGGGCCGGATTGGGCGAAAGCGACAGCCAGACTCGGTTGCCGGGCGTCACGAGGCCCAGCATGGCCCCCGGATTGGCGCAATGGGCTGTGATGGTGCTTCCATCGGTCAATTGCACGTCGGACAGAAAGCGCTTGTATCGCGTGATCAGGCGACCTTCGATCAAAGGTGAGGGAAATTGCATCAAAGGCCTCGCGGGAGAACGAAGGACAGCTGGGGTTATCAGCGTCCGTTTCCGTTCTCAAGGCCGCCTTGCCACCGCTGCTTTGCCACGCTGAAGCTTGCACTCTTGAGAGAGGCCGGTCCAGAGAGTAGATCAACGCGAGCGCAGGGCTATCGTCGGCCCTCGGTGGGCAAGGAGAGTGAACATGAGCGAGGCGGCTGCGGTTGAGATGAACGTGGTGACGGCTGCTCTTCTTGTGATCGGCGACGAGATTCTCTCAGGCCGTACCAAGGACAAGAATATCGGCTATATCGCTGAATATCTCACGGCGATCGGGATCGATCTCACCGAGGTTCGTATCGTCGCCGATGACGAAGCTGCGATCATTGACGCACTGAATGCCCTGAGAAGCCGCTACACCTACGTGTTCACCACCGGCGGCATCGGCCCGACGCATGACGATATTACCGCTGACAGCGTCGCCAAGGCCTTCGGTGTGCCGATCCATGAAGACCCGCGCGCCATTGCCTGTCTGCTGGAGCGTATCAAGCCGGAGGACCTCAATGAGGCGCGCCGCCGCATGGCGCGGATCCCGGAAGGCGCGGAACTCGTCGCAAATCCGGTTTCCAAGGCCCCGGGCTTCTGGATCGGCAACGTCATCGTGATGGCCGGCGTACCCGCGATCATGCAAGCGATGCTCGACAGTGTGGCCCCGAAACTCGCCACGGGCCGCGTGATGCTATCCGAGACCATTCGCGCCGAATGCAAAGAAGGCGATGTGGCCGGGCCGTTGCGCGAGATCGCCGAGCGCTACCCCGATGTGATCATCGGTAGCTATCCCTTCAACGACGAAACCGGCTTCAAGACCAATCTGGTGCTGCGTTCCCGCGAGGCATCGCGGCTCGCCATCGCCGCGGAGGCCGTGCGCCATATGCTGACGTCCCTCGATGTTGTGCGCCCCTGAGACGGCTCGGCCTGATACAACGAGCCCTGAATTCATCATGCGCACAGCGCTTCGGCCAAGGCCGTTTCGCCAAGACGAAAGTGAACGAAAGATAGTGTAATGGTAGGATCTTCAGAAAAAGCCTTCCCCGTGTCGTGGGATCAATTCCACCGGGATGCGCGCGCCCTGGCGTGGCGTCTACACGCCTTCGGGCCATTCGACGCCATGGTCTGCATTACAAGGGGGGGCCTCGTCCCTGCAGCCGTCGTTGCGCGCGAATTGGAGATCCGCCTGATCGAGACGATTTGTGCGGCGAGCTATCACGACTACAAGAACCAAGGCGACCTGAAGATCCTCAAGGACGTCTCACCCAGCATCAAGGCACTTGGCGGCGGCACAGGCAAAGGGGTCCTCGTCATCGACGATCTGGTCGACACCGGGAAGACCGCGCGCATGGTCCGCGAAGTTTTGCCGGAGGCCCATTTCGCTGCGGTC
This portion of the Chelatococcus sp. YT9 genome encodes:
- the gpt gene encoding xanthine phosphoribosyltransferase: MVGSSEKAFPVSWDQFHRDARALAWRLHAFGPFDAMVCITRGGLVPAAVVARELEIRLIETICAASYHDYKNQGDLKILKDVSPSIKALGGGTGKGVLVIDDLVDTGKTARMVREVLPEAHFAAVYAKPQGRPAVDTFITEVSQDTWIYLPWDMGLTFQPPIRGGAAG
- the radC gene encoding DNA repair protein RadC codes for the protein MDRTRAGESTDRAKEASTSHAVEDIAPHYANHRERLRKRFREAGDVGLADYELLELVLFRSIPRRDVKPIAKQLLRRFGSFAEVLAAPPPRLVEVNGVGESVVTDLKIIEAAARRLTKGEIAQRPVLSSWSAVLDYCRTAMAFADKEHFRILFLDRRNSLIADELQQSGTVDHTPVYPREVVKRAIELAASALILVHNHPSGDPTPSTADIRMTQDIIAIAKSLGIEVHDHIIVGRNGHASLRGMALI
- a CDS encoding molybdopterin-binding protein — protein: MSEAAAVEMNVVTAALLVIGDEILSGRTKDKNIGYIAEYLTAIGIDLTEVRIVADDEAAIIDALNALRSRYTYVFTTGGIGPTHDDITADSVAKAFGVPIHEDPRAIACLLERIKPEDLNEARRRMARIPEGAELVANPVSKAPGFWIGNVIVMAGVPAIMQAMLDSVAPKLATGRVMLSETIRAECKEGDVAGPLREIAERYPDVIIGSYPFNDETGFKTNLVLRSREASRLAIAAEAVRHMLTSLDVVRP
- a CDS encoding FkbM family methyltransferase — encoded protein: MTLVNAGSYDSEPFGTFAPTNPLRSIIAMTRAMPDVWLPKRTALALRNIALRSMDGRPVDVETLGVRMRLFPYNNICEKRILFTPQYFDVKEREILASRLKGDCTFIDIGANVGAYSLFVAAQAGPRARILAIEPQPDIFERLVANIRFNPFGTIKAIACALADKSGELTLFLDYENRGESSVKIVGSENTTAIRVPAKTLLELLREEGFEHLDAAKLDVEGAEDLIMEPFLDQAPASLFPKLLIIEDGEGRWHTDLPKRLISKGYRFVMRTRLNLIFER
- the map gene encoding type I methionyl aminopeptidase, with product MIELSDALVSRRGNGIKIYGREAFQGMHRVGRIAAECLDMLAAHVNPGTTTEAIDKLVFDFGMAHDALPAQLMYRGYRHSCCTSLNHVVCHGQPNDKPLREGDIINIDVTFIRDGWHGDSSRMYTVGEVPRRALRLIEITYESLMRGIGVVRPGATTGDIGAAIQEFAESERCSVVRDFCGHGIGLEFHEQPSILHFGRPGEGVALEPGMIFTIEPMINLGRPQVKVLSDGWTAVTRDRSLSAQFEHTVGVTETGVEIFTLSPAGLHCPPFANAT
- the sfsA gene encoding DNA/RNA nuclease SfsA, with the protein product MQFPSPLIEGRLITRYKRFLSDVQLTDGSTITAHCANPGAMLGLVTPGNRVWLSLSPNPARKLRHSWEMVEADFGAGPQLVGINTSLPNSLATEAIAAGVIPPLAGYARLRREVKYGRASRVDILLEDDDRPACYVEVKNVHMMRQPGFAEFPDCVTARGTKHLHELGDMAEDGYRAVMLFVIQMEAERFTLARDIDPTYAAAFDHARSRGVEAYAITCRLNTEMIAADRLVPIIG